The following are encoded together in the Campylobacter devanensis genome:
- the flhA gene encoding flagellar biosynthesis protein FlhA, protein MAKRNILTMVAPFLAPVMKAKSLTVVFVIVAILAIIIVPLPSAVLDFFLALSIAISVLIILISIYIPKPTDLSTFPTLVLIVTLFRLALNIATTRMILSEGHNGPEAVSEIIASFGEFVVGGNYVIGVIVFCILVLINFMVVTKGSTRVSEVQARFTLDAMPGKQMAIDADLNAGLIDEQTAKQRRQDIISEANFYGAMDGSSKFIKGDAVAGIIITIINIIGGFLIGAFQYDMAIKDAAATYTILTIGDGLVSQIPGLITSTATAIIITRASKDEDNFAEGVVSQLLGEYKTLLIVGFILFVFALVPGLPTFSLGFMGLLFLGIGFILKMIEEGKIDFSAVKTDKNGSQQAGNGNKAAPSANKLPKKSEEEIALEEQAKIDDILKIEILELDLGYGLLKLADGDLVERIRAMRRNMATMLGFLMPKIRLRDNILLGPNEYKFKLKGVVIGSGIVYPDKCLAMDSGYVSADIDGIAVKDPAFGLDALWIDQNYKEDAILSGYTVADAASVISTHMSELVKQNASELLTKQEVQNILEKVKSEYSVVVDDALKVVGVGVIQKVLKALLKDNIPIKDMLSILEAISDVAEVSKNLDMIIEHVRAALARVITSIYTDENGQLNFYILDAPAQQKLIDSLSYKDGAYTLMINVAQTSAIVSALRAKRENRPISEQGDMVLCVEPSIRKFIANIVQNFSIDIAVLSFAEIAPNTQFETLGTIEIPEL, encoded by the coding sequence TTGGCTAAGCGCAATATTCTAACAATGGTGGCGCCATTTTTAGCGCCAGTGATGAAGGCAAAGAGTTTAACTGTAGTTTTTGTTATTGTAGCGATTTTAGCTATTATCATTGTGCCATTACCTAGTGCTGTGTTAGATTTTTTCTTAGCACTATCTATAGCTATATCTGTTCTTATAATATTAATATCTATTTATATACCAAAGCCTACAGACCTTAGTACATTTCCTACTCTTGTTTTAATTGTTACTCTATTTAGATTAGCGCTAAATATTGCAACAACTAGAATGATTTTAAGCGAAGGGCATAATGGACCAGAAGCTGTAAGTGAGATTATTGCTAGTTTTGGTGAATTTGTTGTCGGTGGAAACTATGTAATTGGGGTTATTGTATTTTGTATTTTAGTTCTTATAAATTTTATGGTTGTAACTAAAGGCTCAACTCGTGTAAGTGAAGTTCAAGCTAGATTTACCCTAGATGCGATGCCTGGTAAGCAGATGGCAATTGATGCTGATTTAAATGCTGGATTAATAGATGAACAAACAGCCAAACAAAGGCGTCAAGACATTATATCAGAAGCTAATTTTTATGGCGCAATGGATGGTTCATCTAAATTTATAAAAGGTGATGCTGTAGCTGGTATTATTATTACTATTATTAATATTATTGGCGGATTTTTAATTGGTGCATTTCAATATGATATGGCTATCAAAGATGCAGCAGCTACATATACTATTCTTACAATCGGTGATGGCTTAGTAAGTCAAATTCCAGGACTTATTACTTCAACTGCAACAGCAATTATAATTACTAGAGCTAGTAAAGATGAAGATAATTTTGCTGAAGGTGTTGTAAGTCAGTTACTTGGTGAGTATAAGACGCTTTTAATTGTCGGTTTTATACTATTTGTATTTGCTTTAGTGCCAGGTCTTCCAACATTCTCTTTAGGATTTATGGGCTTATTATTTTTAGGGATTGGATTTATTTTAAAAATGATAGAAGAGGGAAAAATCGATTTTAGTGCTGTCAAAACCGATAAAAATGGCTCTCAGCAAGCTGGAAATGGTAATAAGGCTGCACCATCGGCTAATAAACTACCTAAGAAGAGCGAAGAAGAGATTGCCCTTGAAGAACAAGCTAAGATTGATGATATATTAAAGATTGAAATTTTAGAGTTAGATTTAGGTTATGGACTTTTAAAACTTGCTGATGGGGATTTGGTTGAGAGAATCCGTGCTATGAGGAGAAATATGGCTACAATGCTTGGATTTTTGATGCCAAAAATTAGATTAAGAGATAATATCTTGCTTGGCCCAAATGAGTATAAATTTAAGCTCAAAGGCGTAGTAATCGGCTCTGGCATTGTCTATCCTGATAAGTGCTTGGCTATGGATAGCGGTTATGTAAGCGCTGATATTGATGGAATTGCAGTAAAAGATCCAGCCTTTGGGCTTGATGCATTATGGATTGATCAAAATTATAAAGAGGATGCGATTTTAAGTGGTTATACAGTAGCTGATGCAGCTAGTGTTATTTCTACTCATATGAGCGAGTTAGTTAAGCAAAACGCTAGTGAGTTACTAACAAAACAAGAGGTTCAAAATATTCTTGAAAAGGTAAAATCAGAATACTCCGTAGTAGTAGATGATGCTCTAAAAGTAGTTGGCGTGGGCGTTATCCAAAAGGTATTAAAAGCTTTGCTTAAGGATAATATCCCAATTAAAGATATGCTTAGTATCTTAGAAGCTATTAGTGATGTAGCTGAAGTTAGTAAGAATTTAGATATGATTATCGAACATGTCAGAGCGGCTCTAGCTAGAGTTATTACCTCTATTTATACAGATGAAAATGGTCAATTAAATTTCTATATTTTAGATGCTCCAGCCCAACAAAAGCTAATTGATAGCCTAAGTTATAAAGATGGAGCGTATACCTTAATGATAAATGTAGCCCAAACCTCAGCTATAGTTAGCGCACTAAGGGCAAAAAGAGAAAATAGACCTATAAGCGAACAAGGCGATATGGTGCTTTGCGTTGAGCCAAGTATTCGTAAATTTATAGCTAATATAGTTCAAAATTTTTCAATCGATATAGCAGTGCTAAGTTTTGCTGAGATTGCTCCAAATACTCAGTTTGAAACACTTGGCACTATAGAGATACCAGAACTTTAA
- a CDS encoding DHH family phosphoesterase, whose protein sequence is MKIYHLSHTDLDGYSCQFVSSFYLKNVEFYNSNYGKEIDKKMSHIISKIGDEKAVILITDLNLTKAQCQSYQDQLKNKDVKLILLDHHQTGAECAAEFSWYYLDNARSATKICYDFFSAIFGKDERLGAYCDVVNAVDIWLKNDPNFELGKVCMGAIAGAKEINKVMFEDEHIEYIFYLMRSFCEFLSLNNAHIELDNRLHGIKKEFFYLKNDDTLSNLNSSYLVRRLEANKDKFSINYRGSKGILTYNIGSASVIGNDFLVANPEFDFFIDMTSKKTMSFRSNGDFDVSQMAKELCDGGGHKNASGGFFAGFVDSYNYDEIKSQVVNLINKKTGEL, encoded by the coding sequence ATGAAGATTTATCATCTTAGTCATACTGATTTAGATGGATACTCTTGCCAATTTGTTAGTAGTTTTTATTTGAAAAATGTCGAATTTTATAATTCAAACTATGGTAAAGAGATTGATAAAAAGATGTCGCATATAATTTCAAAGATAGGCGATGAAAAGGCGGTGATTTTAATCACTGATCTAAATTTAACCAAAGCTCAATGTCAAAGCTATCAAGATCAGCTAAAAAACAAAGATGTTAAGCTTATTTTGCTTGATCATCATCAAACAGGAGCTGAGTGTGCAGCAGAGTTTTCTTGGTATTATTTAGATAATGCTAGAAGTGCGACAAAAATTTGTTATGATTTTTTTAGTGCAATTTTTGGCAAAGATGAGAGGCTAGGAGCATATTGTGATGTGGTAAATGCTGTCGATATATGGCTAAAAAATGATCCAAATTTTGAACTTGGTAAGGTCTGTATGGGTGCAATTGCTGGGGCAAAAGAGATAAATAAGGTAATGTTTGAAGATGAGCATATAGAGTATATCTTTTATCTTATGAGAAGCTTTTGTGAGTTTTTAAGTCTTAATAATGCCCATATTGAACTTGATAATAGACTCCATGGGATTAAGAAGGAGTTTTTTTACCTTAAAAATGATGATACTTTAAGTAATCTAAACTCTAGTTATCTAGTTAGACGCCTTGAAGCTAATAAGGATAAATTTAGTATAAACTACCGTGGTAGTAAAGGGATATTGACTTATAATATAGGAAGTGCTAGTGTGATTGGTAATGATTTTTTAGTAGCAAATCCTGAATTTGATTTTTTTATAGATATGACTAGTAAAAAAACTATGAGCTTTAGATCTAATGGGGATTTTGATGTGAGCCAAATGGCAAAAGAGCTTTGCGATGGTGGAGGTCATAAAAATGCTAGTGGCGGGTTTTTTGCTGGATTTGTAGATAGCTATAATTATGATGAGATAAAATCACAAGTTGTAAATTTGATAAACAAAAAAACAGGAGAATTATAA
- a CDS encoding HrcA family transcriptional regulator → MKLDKRDLILESIIHAYLEVNEPIGSNELGMRMNVAIPASTIRVYFKKLSDEGAITQLHISGGRIPTASAMEFYWQNRLKFSSVLSINNIDLLNLLVYKNDIYCMIFKDQKLFLQDVLNLKDRFLVLDFLTESISIKFSSKVERFLSNLIGVSLEELENISIQVGLSELRAKIKALKRGEILFQENEKIAFEICKDDSIKAILDPSFGDNFNGNLAFSPLFSTGYMGLKTDVLYQGKPAVMVCASSVYSDYEKFFNMLKEAA, encoded by the coding sequence ATGAAACTAGATAAAAGAGATTTGATATTAGAATCTATCATTCATGCTTATCTTGAGGTTAATGAACCAATCGGCTCTAATGAGCTTGGCATGAGAATGAATGTAGCGATTCCAGCATCAACTATTAGAGTCTATTTTAAAAAGCTTAGCGACGAAGGAGCGATCACTCAACTTCATATTAGCGGTGGTCGCATACCAACAGCTAGTGCGATGGAGTTTTATTGGCAAAATAGGCTAAAATTTAGCTCTGTTTTATCTATTAATAATATAGATTTGCTAAATTTATTAGTTTATAAAAATGATATTTATTGCATGATTTTTAAAGATCAAAAGCTATTTTTACAAGATGTTTTAAATCTCAAAGATCGCTTTTTGGTGCTTGATTTTCTTACTGAGAGCATATCAATTAAATTTAGCTCAAAAGTTGAAAGATTTTTAAGTAACTTAATTGGCGTTAGCTTAGAAGAGCTTGAAAATATCTCTATACAAGTGGGATTGAGCGAGTTAAGAGCAAAGATTAAGGCTTTAAAAAGAGGCGAGATTTTATTTCAAGAAAATGAGAAAATTGCTTTTGAAATTTGTAAAGATGATAGCATAAAGGCGATTTTAGATCCATCATTTGGTGATAATTTTAATGGAAATTTAGCCTTTAGTCCGCTATTTTCTACTGGCTATATGGGGTTAAAAACTGATGTATTATATCAAGGTAAGCCCGCTGTAATGGTCTGTGCTAGTAGTGTGTATAGTGATTATGAAAAGTTTTTTAATATGTTAAAGGAGGCGGCGTGA
- the grpE gene encoding nucleotide exchange factor GrpE, with the protein MSQNKKENLDENPALDEQDCQECESDGQDCQDDLADELNKVKEDLIRATADFENIKKRLEREKAEALKFANESFARDLLPVIDALEIAANLQSGDDEITNKIKDGINLTIEQFKKCFEKYGIKEIDTNGEFNPEFHNAINYIETEEVESGKIATVYQKGYLYNDRVLRPSMVVIAK; encoded by the coding sequence GTGAGTCAAAACAAAAAAGAAAATTTAGATGAAAATCCAGCTTTGGATGAACAAGATTGCCAAGAGTGCGAATCAGATGGGCAAGATTGTCAAGATGATTTAGCAGATGAGCTTAATAAAGTTAAAGAAGATTTGATAAGGGCTACAGCTGATTTTGAAAATATCAAAAAGCGTTTAGAGCGTGAAAAAGCTGAAGCTTTGAAATTTGCAAATGAGAGCTTTGCTAGAGATCTTTTGCCAGTTATTGATGCTTTGGAGATTGCTGCGAATTTACAAAGCGGAGATGATGAGATAACAAACAAGATAAAAGATGGGATAAATCTAACTATTGAGCAGTTTAAAAAGTGCTTTGAAAAGTATGGTATAAAAGAGATTGATACTAATGGTGAGTTTAATCCTGAATTTCATAACGCTATAAATTATATAGAGACAGAGGAGGTAGAAAGTGGCAAGATAGCTACTGTTTATCAAAAAGGCTATCTATATAATGATAGAGTTTTAAGACCTTCAATGGTTGTAATAGCAAAATAA
- the dnaK gene encoding molecular chaperone DnaK has product MSKVIGIDLGTTNSCVSIYERGESKVIPNKEGKNTTPSVVAFTDKGEILVGDTAKRQAVTNPEKTIFSIKRIMGLMMNEKNASEAKARLPYHIVDRNGACAVEIAGKTYTPQEISAKVLIKLKEDAEAFLGESVTDAVITVPAYFNDSQRKATKEAGTIAGLNVLRIINEPTAAALAYGLDKKEAEKIVVYDLGGGTFDVTVLETGDNVVEVLATGGNAFLGGDDFDNRLIDFLVNEFKSESGIDLKNDVMALQRLKEAAENAKKELSSAMETTINLPFITADATGPKHLTKTISRAKFESMIDDLVSQTISKISEVVKDAGVSKSDIKEVVMVGGSTRVPLVQEEVKKAFDKELNKSVNPDEVVAIGAAIQGAVIKGDVKDVLLLDVTPLSLGIETLGGVMSKLIEKGTTIPTKKSQTFSTAEDNQSAVTINVLQGEREFSRDNKSLGNFNLEGIMPAPRGVPQIEVTFDIDANGILTVSAKDKASGKAQNITISGSSGLSEEEINKMVNDAELHKEEDRKRKEAVEARNAADSLAHQTQKSLDELGEKISSEDRAKIEAALNDLKETLKNENATKEQIDTKVKALSEASHKLAEAMYQNQTAGANAQDKKKDDDVIDAEVE; this is encoded by the coding sequence ATGAGTAAAGTAATAGGAATTGACCTAGGAACAACAAATTCATGCGTAAGCATATATGAGAGAGGCGAAAGCAAAGTAATACCAAATAAAGAGGGAAAAAACACAACTCCTTCTGTGGTGGCTTTTACTGATAAGGGTGAAATTTTAGTTGGTGATACTGCTAAACGACAAGCCGTAACAAACCCTGAAAAAACCATATTTTCTATCAAAAGAATTATGGGTCTTATGATGAATGAGAAAAATGCTAGCGAAGCCAAAGCTCGCCTTCCATATCATATCGTAGATAGAAATGGTGCGTGTGCTGTTGAGATAGCTGGCAAAACATACACTCCACAAGAGATTTCGGCTAAAGTATTGATTAAGCTAAAAGAAGATGCTGAGGCGTTTTTGGGTGAGAGTGTTACTGATGCGGTTATAACCGTGCCTGCATATTTTAATGATAGCCAAAGAAAAGCTACAAAAGAAGCAGGAACGATAGCAGGATTAAATGTACTTAGAATCATAAATGAACCAACAGCGGCGGCTTTGGCTTATGGTTTAGATAAAAAAGAGGCCGAAAAAATCGTAGTTTATGACCTAGGTGGCGGGACTTTTGATGTAACTGTGCTAGAAACTGGTGATAATGTAGTTGAAGTTTTAGCTACTGGTGGTAATGCGTTTTTAGGCGGTGATGACTTTGATAATCGCTTAATTGACTTTTTGGTAAATGAATTTAAAAGCGAAAGTGGAATAGACCTTAAAAATGATGTTATGGCTCTTCAACGCTTAAAAGAAGCTGCTGAAAATGCCAAAAAAGAGCTAAGTAGCGCCATGGAAACAACTATAAATCTACCATTTATCACAGCTGATGCCACTGGACCAAAACACCTTACAAAGACTATTAGTAGGGCTAAATTTGAAAGTATGATAGATGATTTGGTATCTCAAACAATATCAAAAATTAGCGAAGTTGTCAAAGATGCAGGTGTGAGCAAAAGTGATATAAAAGAAGTAGTTATGGTAGGTGGCTCAACTCGTGTGCCTTTGGTACAAGAAGAGGTTAAAAAAGCATTTGATAAAGAGCTAAATAAATCAGTAAATCCTGATGAAGTAGTGGCAATTGGTGCCGCTATACAAGGTGCGGTAATTAAAGGCGATGTAAAAGATGTGTTGCTTTTAGATGTTACACCTCTTAGTCTTGGTATTGAGACTCTTGGTGGAGTTATGAGTAAATTGATAGAAAAAGGCACCACAATCCCAACTAAAAAATCTCAAACTTTTTCAACTGCTGAAGATAACCAAAGTGCCGTTACTATCAATGTTTTACAAGGTGAGCGTGAATTTAGCCGTGATAATAAAAGTCTTGGTAATTTCAATCTTGAAGGCATTATGCCAGCACCAAGAGGCGTGCCACAAATTGAAGTTACATTTGATATAGACGCAAATGGGATTCTCACAGTCTCTGCTAAAGATAAAGCTAGTGGAAAAGCTCAAAATATCACCATTTCAGGCTCAAGTGGCTTAAGTGAAGAAGAGATAAATAAAATGGTAAATGACGCTGAATTACACAAAGAAGAAGATAGAAAGAGAAAAGAGGCCGTTGAAGCTAGAAACGCAGCTGATAGCCTAGCTCACCAAACTCAAAAATCTCTTGATGAACTTGGTGAGAAAATTTCAAGCGAAGATAGAGCTAAAATTGAAGCAGCCTTAAATGATCTAAAAGAGACATTGAAAAATGAAAATGCCACAAAAGAGCAGATCGATACAAAGGTAAAAGCCCTAAGTGAAGCGAGCCATAAGCTAGCTGAGGCAATGTATCAAAATCAAACCGCTGGCGCTAACGCACAAGATAAGAAAAAAGATGATGATGTTATTGACGCAGAAGTAGAGTAA
- the hemW gene encoding radical SAM family heme chaperone HemW gives MHIYIHIPFCESKCPYCAFGSHSDKFNITKEYFKALVKEIKSIKFKDKISTIFIGGGTPSSVEAGLYDEIFEYLVPNLDINCEITSEANPNSANLNWLKYMRKLGVNRLSLGAQSFNENKLKFLGRIHDSKRVFKAIKDAKIAGFTNINVDIMYGTKLDTKALLSSEIQALNKLEITHISAYSLMLESKFSSKKSYQKDSPILAKYLINSLENIGFKQYEISNFGQICNHNLSYWRGDDYYGFGAYAVGTTGFKRYKGATNLRSYIDNPFKKSIEILNDENKRDERVFLGLRSCVGVDLLDLSLEMRQRAKILIEEKKLILENERIYNPNFLLADEIFLYLSQP, from the coding sequence TTGCATATTTATATCCATATTCCATTTTGTGAATCCAAGTGTCCATATTGTGCTTTTGGCTCTCATAGTGATAAATTTAATATAACTAAAGAGTATTTTAAAGCCCTAGTCAAAGAGATAAAAAGCATAAAATTCAAAGATAAAATCTCTACAATTTTCATAGGTGGCGGCACTCCTAGTAGTGTTGAAGCTGGGTTATATGATGAGATTTTTGAGTATTTAGTGCCAAATTTAGATATCAATTGCGAAATCACTAGCGAAGCAAACCCAAACTCAGCGAATTTAAATTGGCTAAAATATATGAGAAAACTCGGCGTAAATCGCCTAAGCCTTGGTGCGCAAAGCTTTAATGAAAATAAGCTTAAATTTCTAGGTAGAATTCACGACTCAAAAAGAGTCTTTAAAGCCATAAAAGATGCTAAAATAGCTGGTTTTACAAATATAAATGTAGATATAATGTATGGCACCAAGCTAGATACAAAAGCCTTGCTATCTAGTGAAATTCAAGCTCTAAACAAGCTAGAAATTACGCATATATCAGCTTATAGCTTAATGCTTGAGAGTAAATTTAGCTCTAAAAAATCATATCAAAAAGATAGCCCAATCTTAGCTAAATATCTTATAAATTCACTTGAAAATATCGGATTTAAGCAGTATGAAATATCTAATTTTGGTCAAATTTGTAATCACAATCTAAGCTATTGGCGTGGCGATGATTACTATGGATTTGGTGCGTATGCTGTGGGGACAACTGGATTTAAAAGATACAAAGGTGCTACTAATCTTAGAAGTTATATCGATAATCCTTTTAAAAAATCTATTGAAATTTTAAATGATGAAAACAAAAGAGATGAAAGAGTCTTTTTAGGGCTTAGGAGCTGTGTCGGGGTTGATTTATTAGATTTAAGCTTAGAGATGAGGCAAAGAGCTAAAATCTTAATTGAAGAGAAAAAATTGATATTAGAAAATGAGAGAATCTATAATCCAAATTTTTTATTAGCTGATGAGATATTTTTGTATTTAAGCCAGCCTTAA
- a CDS encoding RNA pyrophosphohydrolase, whose amino-acid sequence MDKGKRYRPNVAAIILSPSYPLECKVFIAQRHDISGAWQFPQGGIDEGESPKEALFRELEEEIGTNEIEILCEHPKWLEYDFPKSIAKKMAPYDGQTQRYFLVRLKPNAKIDLATKHPEFDDYCFMPVNDVLSKVNHFKKGAYAKVLKYFKDEGFI is encoded by the coding sequence ATGGATAAAGGCAAGAGATATCGCCCAAATGTAGCGGCTATTATCTTATCTCCATCTTATCCTTTAGAGTGTAAGGTATTTATCGCCCAAAGGCACGATATTAGCGGTGCTTGGCAGTTTCCACAAGGTGGAATTGATGAGGGTGAATCACCTAAGGAGGCTCTTTTTAGAGAGCTTGAAGAGGAGATAGGAACAAATGAAATAGAAATTTTGTGTGAGCACCCTAAGTGGCTAGAGTATGATTTCCCTAAAAGCATAGCTAAAAAGATGGCTCCATATGATGGACAGACTCAGAGATATTTTTTGGTTAGATTAAAGCCAAATGCAAAAATAGATTTAGCGACTAAACATCCTGAATTTGATGATTACTGCTTTATGCCTGTAAATGATGTATTAAGCAAGGTTAATCACTTTAAAAAGGGTGCTTATGCTAAGGTGCTTAAATATTTTAAAGATGAAGGGTTTATATAA
- a CDS encoding aspartate kinase, protein MLIVQKYGGTSVGNLERIEEVAKRVIATKDAGNDVVVVVSAMSGVTNQLIEYAEHFAKIQPQSADMDMLLSSGERVTSSLLSIALNSKGYKAVAFSGDMAGIITNDDFTKARIIDIDGKKIKEALKEGKIVVVAGFQGVTKDGDITTLGRGGSDLSAVAVAGALDADLCEIYTDVDGVYTTDPRIEPKARKLDKISYDEMLELASMGAKVLQNRSVELAKKLKVKLVTRSSFNNNEGTLITGEADMNTSGMEQALISGIALDKNQARVTMRGVVDKPGVAASIFKKLADKNINVDMIIQNTSHEDGTTSLGFTVPQNEMEAARNVVDDGSAKSIEIDSEVVKVSVVGVGMKSHSGIASMAFSVLANEGINIQMISTSEIKISMIVAAKYGELAVRALHKAYELEK, encoded by the coding sequence ATGCTAATTGTACAAAAATATGGCGGAACTAGTGTTGGGAATTTAGAAAGAATAGAAGAAGTAGCTAAGAGAGTAATCGCTACAAAAGATGCTGGAAATGATGTAGTAGTAGTAGTTTCAGCTATGAGCGGGGTAACTAATCAGTTAATAGAATATGCTGAGCATTTTGCTAAAATTCAGCCACAAAGCGCTGATATGGATATGCTACTTAGCTCTGGTGAGAGAGTTACAAGCTCACTTCTTTCAATAGCATTAAATTCAAAAGGTTATAAGGCTGTAGCATTTAGCGGTGATATGGCTGGGATTATCACTAATGATGATTTTACTAAAGCTAGGATTATCGATATAGATGGCAAAAAGATAAAAGAGGCGCTAAAAGAAGGCAAAATAGTCGTAGTAGCTGGATTTCAAGGGGTCACAAAAGATGGAGATATAACAACTCTTGGGCGTGGCGGAAGCGATCTTAGCGCTGTGGCTGTGGCTGGAGCGTTGGATGCTGATTTGTGTGAAATTTATACCGATGTAGATGGGGTATATACCACAGACCCAAGAATCGAGCCTAAGGCTAGAAAACTTGATAAAATCAGCTACGATGAGATGCTAGAGCTAGCTAGTATGGGGGCGAAGGTATTACAAAATAGAAGTGTAGAGTTAGCTAAAAAATTAAAGGTGAAATTGGTCACTAGAAGTAGTTTTAACAATAATGAAGGAACACTAATAACAGGAGAAGCGGATATGAATACATCAGGAATGGAACAAGCACTAATAAGCGGTATAGCACTAGATAAAAATCAAGCAAGAGTAACTATGAGAGGGGTTGTAGATAAGCCAGGAGTTGCTGCTAGTATCTTTAAAAAATTAGCTGATAAAAATATAAATGTAGATATGATTATCCAAAATACAAGCCACGAAGATGGTACTACAAGTCTTGGCTTTACAGTGCCTCAAAATGAGATGGAAGCGGCTAGAAATGTTGTTGATGACGGTAGCGCAAAATCTATTGAGATAGATAGCGAAGTAGTCAAAGTAAGCGTAGTAGGCGTAGGTATGAAAAGTCATAGCGGTATAGCATCTATGGCGTTTTCTGTGTTGGCAAATGAGGGGATTAATATTCAGATGATCTCTACAAGTGAGATTAAAATTTCAATGATAGTAGCAGCAAAATATGGCGAATTAGCTGTTAGAGCACTTCATAAAGCTTATGAGTTAGAGAAGTAA
- a CDS encoding HobA family DNA replication regulator encodes MDLIKWSLDAIRSSSKELSWMEERRLEWAPLLASRLRYLIDGAPFIVICDEDRDWFENYFLRSINRKGSHRPILPFISLKSLYPRLNDINSKEEISLLDDMLSIAFPNGFVYFYIGKSSSKLCAIAKNRTSSYMWLFDEQAENSFYLSSTDENLDFKLLSMFRLFDRTIDAVLFGQVEL; translated from the coding sequence ATGGATCTAATCAAATGGAGTTTGGACGCTATTAGGAGTTCAAGCAAGGAGCTAAGCTGGATGGAAGAGAGGCGTCTAGAGTGGGCGCCACTACTTGCATCTAGGCTTAGATATTTGATTGATGGAGCGCCGTTTATTGTAATATGCGATGAAGATAGAGATTGGTTTGAGAACTATTTTTTACGCAGTATTAATCGCAAAGGCTCTCATCGCCCCATATTGCCGTTTATCTCGCTTAAATCTTTATATCCAAGATTAAATGATATAAATTCCAAAGAGGAGATAAGCTTGCTTGATGATATGCTTAGTATCGCATTTCCAAATGGATTTGTATATTTTTACATTGGTAAAAGCAGCTCAAAACTATGCGCAATAGCTAAAAATCGCACCAGTAGCTATATGTGGCTATTTGACGAACAAGCAGAAAATAGCTTCTATCTTAGCTCTACAGATGAGAATTTGGATTTTAAGCTTTTATCTATGTTTAGACTATTTGATCGCACTATTGATGCTGTATTGTTTGGTCAGGTTGAGCTTTGA
- a CDS encoding DNA polymerase III subunit delta': MSLDSKIIISDDFESIKIEYSQLLKPEYLKIFEYESLLIDGVKEILSQAYIAEKEPKVLLIMANKYGIESQNALLKILEEPPRNIIFVLVAPAKNIFLPTIRSRLSIENRVKLTKSEPTGIDFTKLNLSYINEYVSTQTALEKSDKLSKTQLLNLLKSIIIDAVKNGVKFTHEDYIYFNKLYRITDLNSKAQTTLLPLLLLIMQRIK; the protein is encoded by the coding sequence TTGAGTTTAGATAGTAAGATTATCATTAGTGATGATTTTGAGAGTATTAAGATTGAGTATTCTCAACTCTTAAAGCCTGAGTATCTAAAAATTTTTGAATATGAGAGTTTGCTTATAGATGGTGTAAAAGAGATATTATCACAAGCATATATTGCAGAAAAAGAGCCAAAAGTTTTGCTAATTATGGCTAATAAATATGGCATTGAGTCACAAAATGCTCTACTTAAAATCCTTGAAGAGCCACCAAGAAATATAATCTTTGTCTTAGTCGCACCAGCTAAAAATATATTTTTACCGACAATTCGCTCTAGATTAAGTATAGAAAATAGGGTTAAATTAACCAAAAGTGAGCCAACGGGAATAGACTTTACTAAGCTAAATTTAAGTTATATCAATGAGTATGTATCTACTCAAACAGCACTTGAAAAGAGTGATAAATTAAGCAAAACTCAACTTCTAAATTTACTTAAATCCATAATAATAGACGCAGTCAAAAATGGGGTTAAATTTACCCATGAAGATTATATATACTTTAATAAATTATATAGAATTACAGATCTAAATTCCAAAGCTCAAACCACGCTTTTACCGCTACTTTTACTAATAATGCAAAGGATAAAATGA